The nucleotide window ctcatttaaataaattatacttttaaagGTAATTTACTCACTCTACTATTcttaaaaagtttaaaagatcaattttttcatgatcaatttaaaaataactaataaaccTTATGAAAAGACTGAATTACCTTCAATAAATAGTTGATCAGTTTTTTAAACCAGTGAAGCTGAAGGTGTAGAACTTGAACCTAGAGAATGACCAATAACAAAGATGCATATGGTGATAGAGGAACATAGTTTGGAGGGAACAATAGAAAGATTAAGAGAGGTATGTGTCATGGAAAAGTGTGATGAAGAGGGACATTAAGAAATGAGTTAGAGATTGTAGGGTGGTAGTTTGTTGTGATGTAAACAAAGGCATAAGAGAGTTGACTATATATTTAGAgttaataaatagaaattgaTGTTCATGAAATCGAACATGAtgagaaatttaaatttgtttagagGACAAGTCAAGAAAACAATAACCAAAATGAGAATAACTATAACCTAAAAACATACATGGAATTGAGCAATAATCTAACTTATAAGCATTATATggatgaagaaaaggaaaagaaagacacCTCAAAGtactaaaaaaactataatctaGTGTATGATGAAATATACATTCATGTTAATGAATCTTCTCAATCCAAAAACTTAAACTGTTATGTGAGGCTCTGagatatgattttatattattctctaacatccCCCACCAGTTAAAGGCTTTGTATAACtttgttcaaataaaatttctaaaatgCTCATTAATGAAATCTTCTAAATCCACGTAATGACTTTGTATaactataataatatcaatCATCTTGGATGGTTGCAATATCGTCTATGTCATTTATCAAAATACCATGTAACATTTGTCATCTTCAATTGAAAATTTCACGAATAATGCCATAGTGGTAAATCCTTACATAAtactaattattataataacattttatatttgtttttttagttttagtttttgaattttatcatttaacaacagattctttttttaaaaaaaatttaattctttaatattagattgttttAGGAATTGtactttgtattttattatgttagGTTAtatgccatgttttttttttaatcttgatttatacctttaacattaaatttattaaaagtggagcttcatatttttattatttgctttctatgaattttttttgatatcatgACAGAGATCACGAGTTGATTTGAGTTGTATTTTTTCCTtgctttttcaaattgatttcttttttgattttatccttcaatattagattggttagaaattgagtttcatttttttttctctatgagATTATCCTAATCTAAAGATCTAGGTCatgaatttgacaagttaaccctaATTCAGTCAATTTTTTTGtcactttttaattgatttgttttttaatttcacactCCAATAactcaatcttattttttatttttcaatttcatcctctattATTAGGTTGTTTGGAAAattgagctttattttttttaattttctttaaatggggtatcttagtctcatgaatttaatttattttttttttatttcaaccttcgacattgaatttgtttgaaatgaagtttcatagtttttttatttgttttttatgaagttatcttgACGCGAACCTCGTGATTACACAACCCATAATGAAGATGATAACATCCCCAAGAAAATCGAATTATTAGTTTTGGTTGAACCTTGATCTAGAGTTAACCTATAATTAAGAACCCGATATATTGAATGATTGCGAATGACgcaacaaaatcaattatggTCTAAAGGCTGCTTctaaatttttagcaaaacaaaacataatatagTCTTAAGATAATAACCCTAATGGTCATGTATTAGGGTGCAAACCAATAGGCCTTAACTAAAACTTAGTTAAGCACAAGCCTAATATCTAAAACAAGTCTAAACATTGATTTTAAGCCAAAACAAACCCAATAGAAATACaagctaaaaaactaaaatataattatcctaaatatcaattaaaaaataaataaatgttaaaaaatattcagattaATGCAGGTTATCAAAATAACCTCAAAATCATATCTCCTTGCATTGGATCCTTTGTAGTCGAATCTGAAACTTGTAGATGAAAGAGTGTCCCTTTGTGCCATCTATTAATCCTCTTTCCTTACTTGAAAGATGTTGTCTTAAATGTTAAAGTTTCCTCCATTGTTTAGCCGAAAATATGTGCTCAAAAATCCAGGAAGGGAAGTGGCtgaaatatcttctttaaaTAGCCTCTCATAATTCTcattttgaataagaaaatcttgtaaaataaaaaaagaattccaaGCCTCCTTACCACCACATACATTCCATAATGGATATGGAACCCTTGCAAACTATGAATATTAGTTGTTGTCATAAATGTCTCTTTATTTGACATGAAATTCTTGTAGAGTAGGTAAGATAATAGCTGTCACACATGCTTTCAAGAGTATGAAGGAATCCTTGTTTTGACTAGAATTTATAATACACAAGGATAcaatgtttctttaattttcacaCATTCCTGGTAGATTCTAGTCTTGACTTCAAACACGTCGTTCTCTCTTATCCGTATGAATTAGAAGACTTAAGATATATCACCGAAATGTATGAATGTCTACTTTCCAACCCAATTGAAATCTTAGAATAATTGCTTTTGTAGCTCCAAATATAGTCTAAAAAGTAAATGAAGGTCCAAACATACATATGTTACACGATTCATCTAATAACTTAGATCCTCTGAAATAATCCATTTCCAAATTTTCATTTACCTTAAATCTTAACAAAATGTATAATAGCATATCtagaaactcctataaaaattccAGCCTAATACAATAGTCGAATTGAAAATTATGCTCGATAGCGTAAAACTAGACAGTAAaaaattttatgtcaaaatcTAAATCTGAACATGCTTGGATCATATcatatctcggtctcatgattcAGATCACAGGTTTAAGAGGCTAATTTGAGTTGACTTaagttgttttttgatttttaattgtttttttttctaattcatcctTTTAATGTTGGGttagttgaaaattaaactttgtaattgttttatttgttttttatgagattatcccaatgtaatatgttattgttttaatattaaaaaaaattatattatccaACATGTCAGCATatctatattttaatatgtgtCATCCAATATGCATTATATTTTGAGTCGcgaataattgtttttgttaaaaaaacattaacaatgtttgagtatttatatatatatatataaataatcagACTTGTAACACAACCTGAGCTACTAATTTAGTATATCCTATGCTCGGAAGGTTGTTTCTAGTTGTCAACTTGAGGTTTatgatatacatatacatatatatatatatatatacatatacatatatatatatatatacatatatatatatatattaaagaaataaaaatagtaaaatatcagGTTTGATGATGTAGTGAGTGAACCATTCACCCACCCTCAGACCTGATTCGCTTTGAGCTTGGTCAAAGAGGgtaaaaatccaatccaaacGAATTGCATGATGTAGGATAGTGATGGGATGAAATCACCACTCTATACCATAGCAGGCAGCCCCCATTCGGTCAACTCCAACTATAGTTTAACACTTATCTTCTCTCCCCGAACGACATGCCAAGTGCTAGAGGGGTAGTGTCGATGCCTAAATAACAAGttgtatcattttgatttttatgatatttttttttaattcattgggGAGGTATGTTGGGCCTTAAGCTATATAACGAGAGTAGTCCTTCTctcttatataaaaataattaaataaactgaAGTTATTGGAACTCAAATCTGTGAATTACTGAAGAAAGCTATTGAATACATGCACAATTGCTTGTATATTTTCATGATATCTTTGTGTTTTTGTAATGGCTTCTGGtgatatctttctttttttaataaatggttTCTCTGAAACAAATCCTTGTGAATCTTTCTTTTGTATTAGCCTTGTGACAGAAGAACAGgagatggatatatatatatatatatatatatatatatatatataacgatgGAAGTTCTTGCTAGGCCTTTAAGCTCATTAAATCTGCATCTTCTTCCCCTTCAATAACAATCCTGTAAGCGTATTTACCTTGTTGATCAATGAACGAGTAGTTCGCCTTGCAGCTTTTGAAGAAGATGCAACTGATAATGGTGTCCAGAACAACAAGAATAGAATACAAGTAGACGATAAGCATCCCCTCTGAAATTATCAGCAAAGAGCTTGGTGTTTCACCGATGTCATCATAAGCTCTCACAATTCGGTATTGGAATAATGCTTCAACTCCTGCCGAGGCTATATTGACAGCAAGTGTAAGTGATAGCGCCGTTGAAGCCCTTCCCCTAATCATAACACAAGCTTTTAGGATGGCCAGATATCCGCCGAATCTTTCCATTCCTGATATGACCAACGCCAAGTTGCATATTATGATCACATTTGCAAGGATGATGGAGTAAACAACAGCTCCAGCAGCTGAGAGGAAGAGAGAGCCAAATCCAATATGATCATGAAAAAGATTGAAAGCAATGGATAGGAGACAAAAAGCTGTTGCATTAGCTGAGAGGATCAATAATGAATTGCTTACATAGGTGAGGAGGAGAGGGTTGAAAATGGAGAAAATACAATAGAAAGAAGGTGGTTTGTGGCGATTGACGACTTGAATAACAGATGCTATTGCGATGAGGAACAGAGTAGAGTTCAGGGGAAGCGTGAGAATGAAAAAAGAGATTGTTTGAGAGAGCTTGAGACTGACAAGGGCGATCAACTCCGAGGAGTGAGGGAATCCTGCAGTATGGAACAGACTGTTCAACCTGTTGTATATG belongs to Populus nigra chromosome 18, ddPopNigr1.1, whole genome shotgun sequence and includes:
- the LOC133678853 gene encoding uncharacterized protein LOC133678853, with product MDQDSIPTGSKIMRKSIYTYLQNYHYFTLTSALLAFPFSASTLLAQLLLVSPSSSLLPIIYNRLNSLFHTAGFPHSSELIALVSLKLSQTISFFILTLPLNSTLFLIAIASVIQVVNRHKPPSFYCIFSIFNPLLLTYVSNSLLILSANATAFCLLSIAFNLFHDHIGFGSLFLSAAGAVVYSIILANVIIICNLALVISGMERFGGYLAILKACVMIRGRASTALSLTLAVNIASAGVEALFQYRIVRAYDDIGETPSSLLIISEGMLIVYLYSILVVLDTIISCIFFKSCKANYSFIDQQGKYAYRIVIEGEEDADLMSLKA